The Pseudomonadota bacterium genome includes a window with the following:
- the sseA gene encoding 3-mercaptopyruvate sulfurtransferase produces the protein MQRDDVFVSPQWLLERADHPDVIAVDASWYLPTMTREGQPRDARMEYEAGHIGGAVFFDLDAISDQKSDLPHMMPDPVTFASAMRRLGLSNAHTLVVYDGLGLFSAPRAWWMLRSFGAKRVYLLDGGLPAWIEAGYPLSDQPVRRQPSHFVAQFDSSSVAHSADVLKAVQGNDAAIIDARPRARFEGAEPEPRPGLRAGHIAGSQSLPFTGVQQDGRMLPTEALESLFKDAKIDTDQPIITSCGSGVSAVTLGLALSLAGAQDVRIYDGSWAEWGADPDLPIGKGPQTS, from the coding sequence ATGCAGCGTGATGACGTCTTTGTCAGTCCACAATGGCTCCTTGAGCGGGCAGACCATCCCGATGTGATCGCCGTGGACGCGAGTTGGTACCTGCCGACGATGACGCGCGAGGGTCAGCCGCGAGATGCGCGTATGGAGTATGAGGCAGGGCATATTGGCGGCGCGGTCTTCTTCGATCTCGACGCCATCTCGGACCAAAAGTCCGATCTGCCCCATATGATGCCGGACCCGGTCACGTTTGCTTCGGCCATGCGGCGTCTTGGTCTCTCTAACGCCCACACGCTCGTTGTTTATGACGGTCTGGGCCTGTTTTCCGCTCCGCGCGCCTGGTGGATGCTACGCTCGTTCGGTGCCAAACGTGTCTACTTGCTCGATGGCGGCTTGCCGGCATGGATCGAAGCTGGCTACCCGCTATCCGACCAACCGGTGCGTCGCCAGCCGTCGCACTTCGTTGCGCAATTCGACAGTTCGTCGGTCGCGCATTCGGCAGATGTGCTCAAAGCGGTGCAAGGCAATGACGCGGCTATCATTGACGCTCGTCCAAGGGCGCGCTTCGAAGGCGCAGAACCGGAGCCCAGACCGGGCTTGCGCGCCGGACACATCGCTGGCTCGCAGTCCCTGCCCTTCACTGGCGTCCAACAAGACGGCCGGATGCTTCCAACCGAAGCCCTGGAGAGCCTATTCAAGGATGCCAAGATCGATACCGACCAGCCGATCATCACAAGCTGCGGTTCCGGTGTCTCAGCCGTAACGCTCGGGCTGGCCCTTTCCCTGGCCGGAGCACAGGATGTGCGTATTTATGATGGGTCCTGGGCGGAATGGGGCGCAGACCCCGACCTGCCTATCGGCAAGGGTCCGCAGACGTCGTAA
- a CDS encoding amino acid ABC transporter substrate-binding protein → MTQQTVVPQGLAHPRQTAKTGLIALCVFGLAMTMAAPAALANEGTSTLDDVLARGFLQCGVSQGQPGFSSIDEAGEWRGFDVDYCRAIAAAVLGDAQAVEFTPLAAQARFDALIEGEIDVLSRNSTWTMAREAGLGISFIGVNYFDGQAFMVPQSLGLTSALELADAKICVNAGTTTVLNVTDFFASHSIDIELVTFENVADVVSAYDAGACDAYAHDTSGLYAQRLNLADPSAHIVLPEVISKEPLSPAVRDDDVRWFDAARWVLFAMINAEELGLTSQNVDSFRDTTSPAIARLVGGAGNFGEFLGLRTDWAYQVIAQVGNYGEVFDRTIGEDSPLGIGRGLNALWSDGGILYAPPIR, encoded by the coding sequence ATGACCCAACAGACAGTCGTTCCCCAAGGACTTGCCCATCCGCGCCAAACAGCCAAAACGGGGCTCATTGCCCTGTGCGTTTTCGGTCTTGCAATGACGATGGCTGCGCCGGCTGCTCTGGCGAATGAAGGGACGTCAACGCTCGATGACGTGCTGGCGCGTGGCTTCCTTCAGTGCGGGGTGTCGCAAGGTCAGCCAGGCTTTTCCAGCATCGATGAGGCGGGCGAATGGCGCGGATTCGATGTTGATTACTGCCGCGCCATTGCGGCGGCTGTGCTGGGGGATGCCCAGGCGGTCGAGTTTACACCGCTGGCCGCCCAGGCCCGTTTTGACGCGCTCATCGAAGGTGAGATCGATGTTCTGTCCCGCAACTCGACGTGGACGATGGCGCGCGAGGCCGGACTTGGTATCAGCTTTATCGGTGTCAACTATTTCGACGGTCAGGCCTTCATGGTGCCTCAGTCCCTGGGGCTGACCTCCGCGCTCGAACTGGCGGATGCTAAAATCTGCGTCAACGCTGGCACGACTACTGTGCTCAATGTGACAGACTTCTTCGCATCGCACTCAATCGACATTGAGCTCGTCACATTTGAGAATGTCGCAGATGTTGTGTCGGCCTACGATGCGGGCGCTTGCGATGCGTACGCCCATGATACATCCGGGCTGTATGCCCAGCGGCTCAACCTCGCAGACCCATCGGCGCATATCGTCCTGCCCGAAGTCATCTCGAAAGAGCCGCTCAGCCCGGCCGTTCGCGACGATGACGTACGCTGGTTTGATGCCGCCCGATGGGTACTGTTCGCCATGATCAATGCCGAAGAACTGGGTCTGACCAGCCAGAACGTGGACAGTTTTCGCGATACAACATCGCCTGCGATTGCGCGGCTCGTCGGAGGCGCCGGCAACTTCGGCGAGTTTCTTGGGCTTCGCACAGACTGGGCCTACCAGGTGATCGCGCAAGTCGGCAATTATGGCGAAGTGTTCGATCGGACGATCGGCGAAGACTCGCCTTTGGGTATCGGTCGCGGCCTAAACGCGCTCTGGTCTGATGGGGGTATTCTTTATGCCCCGCCGATCCGTTGA
- the metC gene encoding cystathionine beta-lyase: protein MTHSSRTGPPAPDLSDTAIDTQLSHLGRDSHRFHGFVNPPVVRASTVLFPSVEAMENPRDVRYTYGLTGTPTTEALTQAIDALELSAGTVLVPSGLAAVTLPILAVAKPGMRILVPDNVYWPTRRFCDGTLARLGVETLYYDPLIGGGIGALMKEGGETILFTEAPGSNTFEMPDLRAFVSAAKSADAITMIDNTWATPLIYKPIAEGFDFSIQAGTKYYGGHSDLLIGSVSASKRLWPALRETHQFMGLQAGTEEIFLTLRGMRTLRVRLEQHERSALEMAQWLDEQPFVERVMHPALPSDPGHTLFMDLFNGRGSGLFGFALRGTREQGRAMLNALSLFGLGYSWGGYESLAVQAQLDHCRTVQGWSGGPVVRLQIGLEDVADLKADIARAAQAAGLPVAN from the coding sequence GTGACACACTCCTCCCGAACGGGCCCGCCAGCGCCCGATCTATCAGACACTGCTATCGACACGCAGCTATCGCACCTTGGTCGCGATTCCCACCGATTCCATGGTTTTGTGAACCCACCTGTGGTGCGGGCATCGACAGTGCTGTTTCCAAGTGTGGAGGCAATGGAGAACCCGCGCGATGTCCGCTACACGTACGGGCTGACGGGTACGCCGACGACTGAAGCGCTGACGCAGGCAATCGACGCGTTGGAGCTGTCTGCCGGTACGGTCTTGGTGCCATCAGGGCTGGCAGCCGTCACTCTGCCCATTCTGGCGGTGGCGAAGCCGGGCATGCGCATCCTGGTCCCAGACAATGTCTACTGGCCGACGCGGCGTTTCTGCGACGGCACGCTTGCACGGCTCGGGGTCGAAACGCTCTACTATGATCCGCTCATTGGCGGAGGCATCGGCGCGCTGATGAAAGAGGGTGGGGAAACCATTCTTTTCACCGAGGCTCCCGGCTCCAACACGTTTGAAATGCCCGATTTGCGTGCGTTTGTGAGCGCTGCAAAGAGCGCCGACGCCATAACAATGATCGACAACACCTGGGCGACACCGCTGATCTACAAGCCCATTGCCGAGGGCTTCGATTTCTCGATCCAGGCGGGTACCAAATATTATGGTGGTCATTCGGATCTTCTGATTGGATCGGTCTCGGCATCCAAACGCCTTTGGCCAGCGCTGCGCGAGACGCACCAGTTCATGGGGCTGCAGGCGGGAACAGAAGAGATATTTCTCACCTTGCGGGGCATGCGCACCTTGCGTGTACGCCTTGAACAGCATGAACGCTCGGCGCTGGAGATGGCGCAATGGCTCGACGAACAGCCTTTCGTGGAGCGCGTGATGCATCCCGCGCTGCCGTCTGATCCGGGGCACACCCTGTTTATGGACCTGTTCAACGGGCGCGGCAGTGGGTTGTTCGGGTTTGCTTTACGCGGCACGCGTGAGCAGGGTCGGGCCATGCTCAATGCGTTGTCGCTGTTTGGGCTTGGCTACTCTTGGGGAGGCTATGAGAGCCTGGCGGTTCAGGCGCAACTGGACCACTGCCGGACGGTTCAGGGCTGGTCGGGTGGCCCGGTGGTGCGGCTGCAGATCGGGCTTGAGGACGTGGCGGACCTAAAGGCCGACATAGCGCGCGCAGCGCAAGCAGCAGGCCTGCCGGTGGCGAACTGA
- a CDS encoding phospholipid carrier-dependent glycosyltransferase: MVSPPDDSDDADGASSDDGDSSGQKKPKRRAGTGTRKRTGTATRKPAAARKRSSTASSRTPRQSDRSAPNQAESAAAGAGEASANATPDEAKGAGDKAKPSRRKPARRSTTAKSTTAKRRSSRAATPASGSDSTASEDAAAAAEGSAEGIEATAAKRSRSTTSRTGAGTKPARRKRAKAGTGTTTARKTSTRKATAPRRRASASAKSTAEQASEDDGSSSQTGLSIPAAVRAGLWAPAEGDAADLFDVPADDHDESEAGGEDGRAAALATSLRESSAAGAARMRDGVGHLRTQVQAQRQRIGERLGWLDRPAAWLTAAFDGLARVRLVAVLCVALIATAAFVPGVATIPPIDRDESRYAQASRQMVATGDFVDIRFQDRARYDKPIGIYWLQSAALIISGADVEGDAPPVWIYRTVSLVAAGLAALLVYWLALSFGPPPLAFAAAILFSCTILVAAEARLAKTDAVLLALTVIAQAILARAFISKRDSAVRFYHAAIFWTAMAAGLLVKGPVMPAIVLATGAFASLADRRLLWVRRLRPGYGILWMALLAVPWFVAISLTSGGSFFDVAVGRELAAAFEGEPGDPSLFPGLITFVSLPTLGWPIGPLALLAVPFALRTWKDRGTKFLIAWIVPALVMLELTALKLPHYALPLYPALAVLAARMVAFEKLPAGFWAGLVKLVIFAVPVALAIAMPLLLTEWGDGIAPSGAAFGAAVILLALIAWGFLLHRHARAASLCIVACALCLFAGSFAGHLPSARTLWITPQLAGALDAVVCADPELATLGYREPSLVLMTRTDLILETEPEGVAAFLAGEGCRAAFVTQPEADAVRRALAEEGAAVRAVARVEGIVLNGWDAVTIDVLTNDAAAAQLR; the protein is encoded by the coding sequence ATGGTTTCCCCTCCCGACGATTCCGACGATGCGGATGGTGCATCATCTGACGACGGCGATAGCTCGGGACAGAAAAAACCCAAACGTCGGGCTGGTACTGGCACGCGTAAGCGCACAGGCACCGCCACGCGCAAACCAGCGGCGGCGCGCAAGCGTTCGTCTACAGCCTCTTCCCGGACGCCTCGACAAAGCGATAGGTCAGCACCGAACCAGGCTGAAAGCGCGGCAGCGGGTGCAGGGGAGGCATCCGCGAACGCAACCCCAGACGAGGCCAAGGGCGCTGGCGACAAGGCCAAACCCAGTCGGCGCAAGCCCGCGCGCCGCAGCACGACGGCCAAATCGACCACCGCTAAACGCAGATCATCCCGCGCGGCGACGCCTGCATCGGGAAGCGATTCCACAGCGTCAGAGGACGCAGCAGCCGCAGCTGAGGGTAGCGCCGAGGGCATCGAGGCTACGGCAGCCAAAAGAAGCCGCTCCACCACGTCGCGAACCGGGGCCGGTACAAAGCCCGCCAGACGCAAGCGCGCGAAGGCAGGGACTGGCACCACGACGGCCAGAAAAACGTCCACCAGAAAGGCCACCGCACCGCGCAGGCGTGCTTCAGCAAGTGCAAAGTCTACCGCAGAGCAGGCTAGCGAAGACGATGGCAGCTCGTCACAGACCGGGCTGAGCATACCCGCAGCTGTTCGCGCGGGTTTGTGGGCGCCAGCAGAAGGTGACGCTGCCGATCTGTTCGACGTCCCAGCTGATGATCATGATGAAAGCGAGGCTGGTGGCGAAGACGGGCGAGCCGCCGCCTTAGCAACATCACTGCGCGAAAGCTCTGCGGCAGGTGCAGCGCGCATGCGCGATGGTGTTGGGCATCTGCGGACACAGGTCCAAGCCCAACGGCAAAGGATCGGTGAGCGCCTTGGATGGCTGGATCGGCCGGCCGCATGGTTGACCGCCGCTTTCGATGGGTTGGCCCGCGTGCGTCTGGTGGCCGTGCTGTGCGTTGCGCTGATCGCTACCGCGGCGTTCGTGCCGGGTGTTGCGACAATCCCCCCGATCGATCGCGACGAATCGCGCTACGCGCAGGCCAGCCGCCAAATGGTGGCTACCGGCGATTTCGTCGACATACGCTTTCAGGACAGGGCGCGGTACGACAAGCCAATCGGGATCTATTGGTTGCAGTCGGCAGCGCTTATCATAAGCGGTGCGGATGTTGAGGGTGACGCGCCGCCCGTTTGGATTTACCGAACGGTATCGTTGGTCGCAGCCGGTCTGGCGGCCCTACTGGTGTATTGGCTGGCGCTGAGCTTTGGCCCGCCGCCGCTCGCCTTTGCGGCGGCAATTTTGTTTTCATGCACGATCCTGGTTGCGGCAGAGGCACGTCTCGCCAAAACGGATGCCGTCCTTTTGGCGCTTACGGTCATCGCTCAGGCAATCCTTGCCCGTGCCTTTATCAGCAAGCGCGACAGCGCGGTCCGTTTTTATCATGCGGCGATCTTCTGGACTGCGATGGCCGCCGGTTTGCTCGTCAAAGGGCCGGTGATGCCGGCCATCGTCCTGGCAACCGGTGCTTTCGCGAGCCTTGCCGATCGACGCCTTTTATGGGTGCGCCGCTTGCGGCCCGGCTACGGCATCTTGTGGATGGCGCTTCTGGCGGTGCCATGGTTTGTGGCGATCTCGCTGACATCAGGCGGCAGCTTCTTCGATGTGGCGGTGGGACGGGAGCTTGCAGCAGCCTTTGAAGGCGAGCCGGGCGATCCCTCGCTTTTTCCGGGTCTCATAACCTTCGTGTCACTGCCGACCCTGGGATGGCCTATTGGGCCACTTGCCTTGCTGGCAGTTCCGTTTGCACTGCGTACCTGGAAAGATCGCGGCACCAAATTTCTCATCGCCTGGATTGTGCCCGCGCTTGTCATGTTGGAGCTGACCGCGCTGAAGCTGCCGCACTATGCGCTGCCACTTTATCCGGCACTGGCGGTGCTCGCGGCGCGCATGGTGGCGTTTGAAAAACTGCCTGCGGGGTTCTGGGCAGGCCTCGTTAAGCTGGTGATCTTTGCCGTTCCGGTTGCCCTTGCGATTGCGATGCCGCTTTTGCTGACCGAGTGGGGCGATGGTATCGCGCCCAGCGGCGCGGCGTTCGGGGCCGCGGTCATCTTGCTGGCTCTTATCGCATGGGGCTTTCTTCTGCATCGTCATGCCCGCGCCGCAAGCCTTTGCATCGTGGCCTGTGCACTGTGCCTGTTTGCCGGATCGTTCGCGGGGCATCTGCCCAGCGCAAGGACGTTATGGATCACGCCGCAATTGGCGGGCGCGCTAGATGCCGTGGTTTGCGCAGATCCTGAATTGGCGACGCTGGGCTACCGTGAGCCGAGCCTTGTTTTGATGACCCGCACCGATCTCATTTTGGAGACCGAGCCGGAGGGCGTGGCCGCGTTTCTTGCGGGCGAGGGGTGTCGTGCTGCCTTTGTGACCCAGCCTGAGGCCGATGCGGTTCGGCGGGCGCTGGCAGAAGAGGGTGCTGCAGTGCGGGCTGTGGCACGCGTCGAAGGTATCGTCCTCAACGGCTGGGACGCGGTGACGATTGATGTTCTCACCAACGATGCGGCAGCCGCGCAGCTGCGCTAG
- a CDS encoding ETC complex I subunit, translated as MVARIYRPAKTAMQSGLGKTKSWVLEFSRDEPRSVEPLMGWTSSSDMKAQIKLQFDSKEDAIAYAERNGLAFRVDAPKERVRRRVAYADNFKYDRRTPWTH; from the coding sequence ATGGTTGCGCGGATCTATCGTCCGGCCAAAACGGCCATGCAGTCTGGTTTAGGCAAGACGAAATCCTGGGTTCTCGAGTTTAGCCGTGATGAGCCGCGCAGTGTCGAGCCGCTGATGGGTTGGACGTCATCCTCCGACATGAAAGCTCAGATCAAGCTGCAATTTGATAGCAAGGAAGATGCAATCGCGTACGCGGAGCGAAATGGGCTTGCCTTCCGCGTTGATGCGCCAAAAGAACGGGTTCGCAGACGCGTCGCTTACGCAGACAATTTCAAGTATGATCGTCGGACCCCCTGGACACACTGA
- a CDS encoding DUF192 domain-containing protein: MSAIGNKVVATSAVFVATSLFLLASALAFEQSSLVVETKTGEHTFQIEIARTAQEQALGLMHRRSLPDNYAMLFPFAQAREASFWMQDTFVSLDMVFIAEDGIVHRIERDTEPLSRRSVPSRGPVIAVLEFVAGTADRIGLEPGDRVIHADLQR; this comes from the coding sequence ATGAGCGCAATAGGCAACAAAGTTGTCGCGACAAGCGCCGTTTTTGTCGCGACAAGTCTGTTCTTGCTCGCGTCAGCCCTGGCGTTTGAGCAATCCAGTCTCGTTGTCGAGACCAAAACCGGCGAACATACGTTCCAGATTGAGATCGCCCGCACCGCGCAGGAGCAGGCGTTGGGACTGATGCATCGCCGCTCGCTCCCCGATAACTACGCGATGCTCTTTCCATTTGCCCAAGCGCGTGAAGCTTCATTCTGGATGCAGGATACGTTCGTTTCGCTCGACATGGTCTTCATCGCCGAAGACGGGATCGTTCACCGCATCGAGCGCGATACCGAGCCACTCTCGAGGCGCAGCGTCCCGTCGCGCGGGCCGGTCATAGCGGTGCTGGAATTTGTTGCCGGCACAGCCGACCGCATCGGGCTTGAGCCGGGCGATCGCGTCATCCATGCCGACCTGCAACGCTGA
- a CDS encoding cold-shock protein, translating to MTGKPPLDPKLLEELGEEVGRDDPNLDVFEVAGHIKWFDVGKGFGFIVPDDGARDILLHVTCLRRDGYQTAYEGARIVCEVLDRPRGLQALRIISMDESTAIHPSQLPPSRTHVNVTPTSGLERATVKWFNRIRGFGFLTQGEGSEDIFVHMETLRRFGLTELRPGQEVMVRYGDGPKGKMAAEVRPVTGTAIPASH from the coding sequence ATGACGGGAAAACCACCCTTGGACCCCAAGCTTCTTGAAGAGCTTGGCGAAGAGGTAGGGCGTGATGATCCCAATCTCGATGTTTTCGAGGTGGCAGGGCATATCAAGTGGTTTGATGTGGGCAAGGGCTTCGGCTTCATCGTGCCCGATGATGGCGCGCGTGATATTCTGCTGCACGTTACCTGCTTGCGCCGCGATGGCTATCAGACTGCCTATGAAGGTGCGCGGATTGTTTGCGAAGTACTCGACCGTCCGCGTGGACTACAGGCGCTTCGAATCATTTCCATGGATGAGTCGACCGCCATCCACCCTTCTCAACTGCCGCCCTCGCGGACCCATGTAAATGTTACGCCGACCTCAGGCCTCGAGCGGGCGACCGTCAAATGGTTTAATCGCATTCGCGGTTTTGGCTTCCTGACCCAGGGCGAGGGGTCCGAGGACATCTTTGTTCACATGGAAACTCTGCGCCGCTTCGGCCTAACGGAGCTGCGCCCCGGCCAGGAAGTCATGGTCCGGTACGGCGATGGGCCGAAGGGCAAGATGGCAGCAGAGGTTCGGCCCGTTACCGGCACCGCGATCCCCGCATCCCATTAG
- a CDS encoding Sir2 family NAD-dependent protein deacetylase, producing MTEQPGQKASVEKLADLIASTDLITVFSGAGMSTESGIPDYRSPDGIWSRMQPITYQQFVSDEAARLEDWRRRFIMNDDFAIAQPNQGYGCIDTLYKRGQLHGIITQNIDGLHKRGRVSGERIVELHGNATFGRCLECSRAMELEAVRGVIERTGACPRCESCGGLVKVAVISFGQNLDPAALQRAAQWSADCELFLVLGSSLVVEPAASLPRLAASQGATLAIINREHTPLDNLAACIVRGSIGSAFTQAVSMAS from the coding sequence ATGACCGAGCAACCGGGCCAAAAGGCAAGCGTTGAGAAACTTGCCGACCTGATCGCGTCAACGGACCTGATCACCGTCTTTTCCGGTGCAGGCATGTCAACCGAGTCGGGTATTCCAGACTATCGCAGTCCGGATGGAATTTGGTCGCGGATGCAGCCGATCACCTATCAGCAGTTCGTTTCAGACGAAGCAGCGCGTCTTGAGGATTGGCGTCGGCGCTTCATCATGAATGACGACTTCGCGATCGCCCAACCGAATCAGGGCTACGGGTGCATCGACACCTTGTACAAGCGTGGACAGCTGCACGGGATCATCACGCAGAACATTGACGGGTTGCACAAACGTGGTCGGGTGTCGGGCGAGCGCATCGTCGAGCTGCATGGCAACGCAACGTTCGGACGGTGCCTTGAGTGCTCGCGCGCTATGGAGCTTGAAGCGGTCCGGGGGGTTATCGAGCGCACCGGTGCCTGTCCCCGATGCGAATCATGCGGAGGGCTGGTCAAAGTAGCCGTGATCTCTTTCGGCCAAAACCTTGACCCAGCCGCCTTGCAGCGCGCGGCGCAGTGGTCTGCCGATTGCGAGCTTTTCCTTGTTCTGGGCTCATCATTAGTTGTCGAGCCCGCCGCCAGCCTTCCCCGGCTAGCGGCCAGTCAAGGTGCGACCTTGGCAATCATAAATCGAGAGCACACCCCCCTCGACAACCTCGCTGCCTGCATTGTCCGCGGCTCAATCGGCTCCGCTTTCACCCAAGCCGTCTCAATGGCGAGCTGA
- a CDS encoding Rrf2 family transcriptional regulator, with the protein MRLSKQTSYAIRILIDCAQAMPEAVRSSEIAQRQKISEYNIQKLVAQLAGEGILHTARGRGGGIKLAMDPSEINLGSVLRITEPTRIVVDCFGEPVDCVVRQVTPVNRIFAAAYDGFVEVLDRYTLEDLMRGQQPMQMTA; encoded by the coding sequence ATGCGGCTATCAAAGCAAACATCGTACGCAATAAGGATATTGATTGACTGCGCCCAAGCCATGCCAGAAGCGGTTCGTTCCAGCGAAATCGCCCAGCGTCAGAAGATCAGTGAGTACAACATTCAAAAGCTTGTCGCGCAGCTTGCTGGCGAAGGCATACTACACACCGCGCGCGGTCGCGGCGGCGGTATCAAACTTGCCATGGACCCGAGCGAGATCAATCTTGGGTCGGTTCTGCGCATTACGGAACCAACGCGGATTGTGGTTGACTGTTTCGGTGAGCCGGTCGATTGCGTTGTTCGGCAGGTGACCCCCGTCAATCGTATTTTTGCTGCGGCCTATGACGGTTTCGTCGAAGTCCTCGATCGTTACACGCTTGAGGACCTGATGCGCGGCCAGCAGCCCATGCAGATGACAGCTTGA
- a CDS encoding pyridoxamine 5'-phosphate oxidase family protein, which produces MSEQPLPSYYNSLEASLEHALGLLSRGVKDRRSAFHTLTVATANADGSIEQRTVVNRGFDRTNRTLRFHTDTRAPKLAQLRDNPRASVHIYDARAKIQVRLAAVARVHLDTELHQTAWDATRPFSRECYRVVATPGTKVPSPEDLAFLAADDPDAGKNHFAAVTLQIHSLEWLYLAHQGHRRAKFAWDKEGQLSSSWLVP; this is translated from the coding sequence ATGTCCGAACAACCACTTCCCAGCTACTACAACTCGCTCGAAGCCTCGCTTGAGCACGCTTTGGGCTTGCTGTCGCGCGGGGTGAAAGATCGCCGCTCTGCGTTTCACACCTTGACCGTTGCCACGGCCAACGCCGATGGCTCCATTGAGCAGCGTACTGTCGTCAATCGGGGCTTCGATCGTACGAATCGAACCCTCCGTTTCCACACCGATACCCGCGCACCGAAACTCGCCCAGTTGCGAGATAACCCCCGCGCGAGTGTTCATATCTATGATGCCCGTGCGAAGATTCAGGTTCGGCTTGCGGCTGTTGCGCGTGTTCACTTGGATACCGAGCTGCATCAGACGGCGTGGGACGCGACGCGCCCGTTTTCACGGGAGTGCTATCGGGTCGTCGCGACACCGGGGACCAAGGTGCCATCGCCTGAAGACCTGGCCTTTCTGGCAGCAGACGATCCAGATGCTGGCAAAAACCACTTCGCAGCAGTGACCCTCCAAATCCACTCGCTTGAATGGCTTTATCTCGCCCATCAGGGCCACCGCCGAGCCAAGTTTGCCTGGGACAAGGAAGGGCAGCTGTCTTCCAGTTGGCTGGTTCCGTAG